The Pleurocapsa minor HA4230-MV1 nucleotide sequence TGCAAGGCTCAAGATTAGTCTAATTGCGTATTCTAAGCCGATTAAAAAAGCTAAGAGCTAAGAGCTAGAATCACCGATCGTTCACGACGGTGAGCAGTCAAAAGTTGCTGCTAAGTTCACTAACGTTAAAATGTGAGTCTATTGCTCCTGTTTTGGTCGATTTTCATCGTGTATTGCTCCAAAACTTGATCGCTATTGAGGATCGTCCGCAACTGAACTGTGGGCTTGTGGCTCTTGGCTGCGTTGCTGCATATACCCCCGTCGTGCTTTTGCCATCTCCTGATAAACATGCTTGCGAGCTAAATTGACACTACCCAAAGGTGCGTGTGCGTGAAGGGTATGCCAGGGATTGAACGACAAACCCTCATCCAAACGCTTCCGCTCGTCGAAGTCGAATTTCTGAGCGGGAATTTTGATGGTGGCGAGTTTGATAAATGGTGAATCTTCCTCTTGCCATTCCTGCATCGGATTTTCGCTCGGAGTTTTCTCCTCATCGACATAAAGCTGCACCAAGAAGTCGAAGGTGGCATCCTGATTCTTAACCGACAGATAATCGATTGCAGCTACCCGCAGATAATTTTCAACGTCGGGAATTACTGTCGGAGCTTCTTGCTGATGCGGTTTAATGGCATACTTGATAGCTCGATCTCCCAACTGATAGGGAGTTGTACTCCAGTATTGAATTAGTAGCGGATTCGCCACCTTTTTACGGCTAATGGCTTGCAGGATTTCAAAAGTAGGTGCTAGCGATCGCAATTCTTCTTCATCTGCTTTGCCAACGGTGGCTTTCGTCAGAGTGGCAAAACCTTGGGCATCGCGCACCAAAAATACGGGATGATTGAGGAGCAGAAAATCTTGAGTTTCTAACTCGTCATCGATGACTTTTTCACCCTCTACTTCCAGAAGTTTGATCGCTACAGCCCGAATATCGGGTTCGAGATCCGACTTGAGTTTTCCCCGCTTTTCGGCATCGGAAGCGTTAGAAAAACGCACCCAAATTGGATAAGTTTTAGGCTGGGTAAAGATGCCGACCTTGAACGAGTCAGGCAAATTATCTTCAATAATGAATTCCCCCCAAACTAAGCCGTGACTTTTAGGATGATCTTTTCGCAGGTCTGGGCCTTTTTCGCCTTGAACGTTGAGATCGATTTCTAAAATGGTATTGGTCGCCGCTTCCTGGTCAGCAGGGGAGAGATTAGATTGGCTCATTGTTTTTTTTCTCCTGAATTAGTGTTTTAATCTCTGAGGCATTCTCCTTGTTAATTGGCGATCGCTTTCTGTTCTTGCTGTGAAACACCACCTGCGGCTTTAATTAAATCTGCACCAGCCCAGACCGTGAACTCCCCTTCCAGCGTGTAGAGTTGTTCGGAATAGCGCGTGTGGCGATGGAGTGGTGTTTGTGTACCTGGAGGGATATAACCCTCAATTAGATCGTATTGACCTCCAGTGGTGGTGGCATCGGCAATGATGGTGAGACGAGTGCTAAAAAGCCAGAGAGGTTGTGTTATGAGTTTGCTCCTGTTAATATAGAGATCCTGAATGATTGAAACTAGCTGTGTACCAGATGTAGTTGATAAAAGTTTTGACCTTTGACATTTCAGTGAGCATATTTGATTTGGGTTTTCAAATCGATCGCCGTTGCTAAACTTTGATTTAATAGGGTATTCACTTGCGATCGGATTTCTGTGGGAATATCAATTCGGGTTGAGTAGACAAATAATTTAGTATTATTCCGAGTAGTAGTAGCAGCCATAGGTTTTACTCTCAATATGTTGTTTTGTAACAAGTAAACGTTTAGGGAAACACTAGTTTGGGTTTGGGTGCATGACTCAAGTAAATGTGAGCCGATGCTTTCAGCACAATTTCGGAGTAGAGAATTTTTTGAATTTCTAAACTGGGTACTCGATTGGCAAGTGTTTGGTAAGCTATAATTTCTCCTTCAAGGCTAAAATCAGCACCCGCTATACAATGGAAATAGTCGTGAATTGCTAGAAAGGCAAAACCATAAAACGGATTCGGATAAATCTTACTATCGTAACTATCAGCCGACACCCAGAGATGCTCTTGGGCAATATCCGCGCACATTTCCGCAGCATTACGGTAGCGCATATAGTCCGAGAAGATAGGATTAATTGGAAGCTGTTGAAACTCACCCATGAGCCAGTCACAGAGTTCTTGTTGAGCTATGTCTGAGATTTCGACTGACTCTCCTTCTAGGTAGAGTTTGGCAAGGGTTTCTAATTTATGTGCCATGAAATTACCTCTGAGGGTATGCGATCTGGGTCACCTAATTAAAGTTAGTCTTCTCGAACTAGAATCCCTTTACCTTGACGGTAGTAGGGAACTGTGAGGACTCTGTGAGGAAACTATGGCGGTTTTGCTTGCTGACAAAAGTTTAAAGTGTATTCCAACTCTTTCGTAGGTAGCAATTCAGATAAAATTTGCTAGCTGAGCGCTCAAGCGATCGCTATCAATAAAGTCATGGTTTGCTAACTACTCCTCCAAAGATATTCAATGAAACAAGAAAGATCGAGAACTGCAATGCTTACAGGGTAAAAGATGATGAAACAGTTTCAACAACAAATGAGTGATCATTGAAAGTTGCGATCGCCATGACGACAGTAGTTAGGTGATTGGTGGGTTTTCACCTTGGACTTAAATTGTCTCGCTAATCGCTCGATTTATTTCGGCTTGCCTCCACAAGCTGAAAATTTCAGCACAACCTTTCCCGACAGATTCACTCACGAGCAAAATTTTTTAACAGCGATCGCATTTTTGGGTGAGCAAAATAATCTCAGATAAGCAAATCATCGTTTTAGGAATGACTTATTGCCTATCAAATATACCTAGTTCGATGTCCTCATGGCGATCGCTTTTGACCAGGCTTTCTGTTTAGATGTAGTTATCATCAGACTCTTAATTGGTTTTTATAACTAATTCAAAATTTATCGAACAACGGACAACGATATACTAGCAATGATAAGGAGAAAAAAATTGTCTAAACTCTATATATAGTTTGAGATTAGCTTAATCCAATACGACATACAAAATATGAATGCAGGAATCGACTTACAAGGAAGTTTTGTCCAAACTCTCCAAGATTTTGGGCTTCCCCACGGTTTAGCTAAAGCAATTTGGCTACCGTTACCAATGTTATTGATGATTATTGGTGCAACCGTGGGAGTTTTGGTAGTAGTTTGGCTAGAGCGAAAAATCTCTGCTGCTGCTCAACAGCGTATCGGCCCAGAATATGCGGGCCCTTTAGGCGTATTACAGCCTGTTGCTGATGGTATTAAACTGGTTTTTAAAGAAGACGTTATCCCCGCTAAAGCTGATTCATGGTTGTTTACCATTGGCCCAGTCTTAGTGGTAGTTCCC carries:
- a CDS encoding catalase family protein; the encoded protein is MSQSNLSPADQEAATNTILEIDLNVQGEKGPDLRKDHPKSHGLVWGEFIIEDNLPDSFKVGIFTQPKTYPIWVRFSNASDAEKRGKLKSDLEPDIRAVAIKLLEVEGEKVIDDELETQDFLLLNHPVFLVRDAQGFATLTKATVGKADEEELRSLAPTFEILQAISRKKVANPLLIQYWSTTPYQLGDRAIKYAIKPHQQEAPTVIPDVENYLRVAAIDYLSVKNQDATFDFLVQLYVDEEKTPSENPMQEWQEEDSPFIKLATIKIPAQKFDFDERKRLDEGLSFNPWHTLHAHAPLGSVNLARKHVYQEMAKARRGYMQQRSQEPQAHSSVADDPQ
- a CDS encoding transposase, with product MAHKLETLAKLYLEGESVEISDIAQQELCDWLMGEFQQLPINPIFSDYMRYRNAAEMCADIAQEHLWVSADSYDSKIYPNPFYGFAFLAIHDYFHCIAGADFSLEGEIIAYQTLANRVPSLEIQKILYSEIVLKASAHIYLSHAPKPKLVFP